Within Sporosarcina sp. PTS2304, the genomic segment GTTTGCTTGCTCCAAAGTATATTCCAACAGTTTTCGAATCGATTGTTCATCTTCTACAATTAACACTTTCTGCTTATTCGACATGTAAGTTTCCTTTTGAAACGACTTGTTCTATTACTACTTTTTCAGGAGCTTTCACAACTAACTCTCCACTCATCACACGTTCCGACTCTTCATCTACCGCATTGACTTGTATCGTGACTTGGTTTGTCGTAAAATCTAATTTTGTAATTTCCAATGTAAATTCGACAATTGCATAATGATAGACCGGCTTTGGGAAGTGGAGTTGCTGATTAATAACATGAGCCCCAGGTCCCGGCAAATGCTTAGATATGGCCGCCGTCACAATTCCAGTCAGCATAATAGGCGGCACAATTGGCTGTCCATAAATGGTCTCTGCCGCATAATCGTGTTGTAAATATAACGGATTCGCGTCATTCGTCAATCCTAGATAAAGCATCAAATCCTTATCCTCAATTTTCTCAGTAAGTGTAATCTTTTCCCCAACTTCTAATTGAGAAATATCTTTCCCCATCTTTTTTCTTTTACTCTTCAACAATAAAATCACTCCTCATATAGGTTCATTGTAACTGTGAAGATGCAGAAAATTTATTCAATATGTAAATTATAGCAATCAATCAAAGAAAAATCGAGAAATCGCGAAATGAATTATTTCCATAAGAAAAGGGCCATCACAGAAAATCAGATGTTACTGACTTTCTGGACAGCCCCGTTTTTATAACTTATGCAAGAACATTCATAACAGCACGGACAGAATCCGCAGATTTTTCTAAAGCTGTTTTTTCGTCATCAGTTAACTCAAGTTCTATAATCTTTTCGATACCTTCTGCCCCTAACACTGTAGGTACACCTAAATAAATACCATTCATGCCGTACTCACCTTCCAAGTATGCGATAGAAGGTAAGACACGTTTTTGATCTTTTAAGATCGCTTCCGTCATTTCCACTAACGCAGCAGCAGGCGCATAGTAAGCAGAACCATTTCCTAATAAGTTAACAATTTCTGCTCCACCTTTACGTGTACGATTAACAATTTCTTCTAAACGACCTGCAGAA encodes:
- a CDS encoding MaoC/PaaZ C-terminal domain-containing protein; the protein is MLKSKRKKMGKDISQLEVGEKITLTEKIEDKDLMLYLGLTNDANPLYLQHDYAAETIYGQPIVPPIMLTGIVTAAISKHLPGPGAHVINQQLHFPKPVYHYAIVEFTLEITKLDFTTNQVTIQVNAVDEESERVMSGELVVKAPEKVVIEQVVSKGNLHVE